A window of Sebaldella sp. S0638 contains these coding sequences:
- a CDS encoding Gfo/Idh/MocA family protein yields MVKIGVIGYGNIGSMHVRNFESGVFSNVQLTAVFDIDPEKIKKAESLYGNKLKYYTKEEDFFGSHEFDAVLVATPHYAHPVLAEKALDNGYHVLVEKPIGVYTKAVRRLYEKAAKSDKIFGVVFNQRTNPLYQKVKDLVSSGELGILKRINWIITDWYRTQAYYNSGTWRATWGGEGGGVLINQCPHQLDLFQWIFGMPKRVRGFAYFGKNRNIEVEDEVTAYFEYENGATGVFISSVSEVPGTNRLEITGDKGKVIIENGQIEFYRLRESEVEYNKNLKVQGFDKRGNFIMPEYWKCEVPVETSDESQHVLVIKDWIDTIMNGTPLLAPGTDAINELMISNAIYLSTFTDNWVDFPIDEDLFLEKLNERVRTSKYKVEKDYE; encoded by the coding sequence CAATGCATGTTAGAAATTTTGAAAGCGGTGTGTTTTCAAATGTTCAGCTTACTGCAGTTTTTGATATAGATCCTGAGAAAATAAAAAAAGCAGAAAGTCTGTATGGAAATAAATTAAAATATTATACAAAAGAGGAAGATTTCTTCGGAAGTCATGAGTTTGATGCAGTATTAGTAGCTACTCCGCATTATGCACATCCGGTTCTTGCTGAAAAAGCACTGGATAACGGATATCATGTTTTGGTAGAAAAGCCCATAGGAGTTTATACTAAAGCTGTAAGAAGACTTTATGAAAAAGCTGCAAAGAGTGACAAAATTTTTGGAGTGGTGTTTAATCAGAGAACAAACCCGCTTTATCAAAAAGTAAAAGATCTGGTTTCCAGCGGGGAACTGGGGATTTTGAAAAGAATAAACTGGATTATTACAGACTGGTACAGAACACAGGCTTATTATAATTCAGGAACATGGAGAGCAACATGGGGCGGAGAAGGCGGAGGAGTATTGATAAATCAATGCCCGCACCAGCTTGATTTGTTTCAGTGGATATTCGGGATGCCGAAAAGAGTAAGAGGATTCGCATATTTCGGGAAAAATAGAAATATTGAGGTAGAAGATGAAGTAACAGCTTACTTTGAATATGAAAACGGAGCTACAGGCGTGTTTATTTCATCAGTATCAGAAGTACCGGGGACTAACAGACTTGAAATAACAGGTGATAAAGGAAAAGTAATAATAGAAAATGGTCAGATAGAATTCTACAGACTGCGCGAGTCAGAAGTAGAATATAATAAAAATCTGAAAGTACAGGGTTTTGACAAGAGAGGAAACTTTATAATGCCGGAATACTGGAAATGTGAAGTTCCTGTAGAAACATCGGATGAATCACAGCATGTGCTTGTAATAAAAGACTGGATAGATACAATAATGAACGGAACACCTCTTCTGGCACCGGGGACAGATGCAATAAACGAACTAATGATATCAAATGCAATATATCTGTCTACATTCACTGATAACTGGGTGGATTTCCCGATAGACGAGGATTTATTTTTAGAAAAGTTAAATGAAAGAGTGAGAACGTCAAAATATAAAGTAGAAAAAGACTACGAGTAA